One Rhea pennata isolate bPtePen1 chromosome 3, bPtePen1.pri, whole genome shotgun sequence DNA segment encodes these proteins:
- the MARCKS gene encoding myristoylated alanine-rich C-kinase substrate: protein MGAQFSKTAAKGEASTEKPGEAVAASPSKANGQENGHVKVNGDASPAAAEAGKEEVQANGSAPAEETGKEEAASSEPASEKEAAEAESTEPASPAEGESSSKTEEGATPSSSSETPKKKKKRFSFKKSFKLSGFSFKKNKKEAGEGAESEGGAAAAAEGGKEEAAAAAPEAAGGEEGKAGGEEPCAAAAGSTEEAKEETGDSQEATSDEPSAEKPAGEEAKAAEEQKGEAKAEEAGGPTSEAPTGEQEAPEAEEPAPPTQGAAAESSPGAAAAPAAE from the exons ATGGGTGCCCAGTTCTCCAAGACCGCTGCAAAGGGCGAAGCCTCCACTGAGAAACCTGGAGAAGCAGTGGCTGCATCTCCATCCAAGGCGAATggacag GAGAACGGCCACGTGAAGGTGAACGGCGAcgcctcccccgccgcggcggaggcgggCAAGGAGGAGGTGCAGGCCAACGGCAGCGCCCCCGCCGAGGAGACGGGCAAGGAGGAAGCGGCCTCGTCGGAGCCCGCCTCCGAGAAGGAGGCGGCCGAAGCCGAGAGCACCGAGCCGGCCTCGCCCGCCGAGGGAGAGTCCTCCTCCAAGACCGAGGAGGGCGCGACCCCCTCGTCCAGCAGCGAGAccccgaaaaaaaaaaagaagcgcttttccttcaaaaagtcCTTTAAGCTGAGCGGCTTCTCcttcaaaaagaacaaaaaggaggCCGGCGAGGGGGCGGAGAGCgagggcggcgccgcggcggcggcggagggcgggaaggaggaggcggcggcggcggcccccgaggcggcgggcggcgaggagGGCAAGGCCGGCGGCGAGGAgccctgcgcggccgccgccggcagcaCGGAGGAGGCCAAGGAGGAGACGGGGGACTCGCAGGAGGCCACGTCGGACGAGCCGTCGGCGGAGAAGCCGGCGGGCGAGGAGGCTAAAGCGGCGGAGGAGCAGAAGGGCGAGGCCAAGGCGGAGGAGGCCGGCGGCCCCACGAGCGAGGCCCCCACGGGCGAGCAGGAGGCGCCCGAGGCGGAGGAGCCCGCGCCGCCCACgcagggcgccgccgccgagaGCAgtccgggcgccgcggcggccccggcggcggagtaa